One segment of Humidesulfovibrio mexicanus DNA contains the following:
- a CDS encoding nitrogen regulation protein NR(II), with the protein MLKTLENTEPGNGDQRLGAYLAMLPALAWRIDIVANEITYLNAYTIPSLGEEAKAVLQNPAYARQMIVGQDNDRFLHCYDQMRNRHPAACTFRIRLADGTIAWFKLMSMPDPELPTCSLGLFMDITAHVNAILSTDGRPPLCDRIDLLDEPVLLIRFSDRRVFMANAAARSLLCYSASDMASLDLGRLFQKNTREQMFHVYEGLIFSDFWAGELIVTDSTGRHHQCMARVQAVARDEKSLLWVTLTHLNTCTACRETPTRCDAPTPPRKTIQAMAKCKTITELLKTMLDVLPPDSPTSGIMLSRIFIAENRVQVTGVGEPFDFLPEDHTHPYEGSIAENIVRFNLPQHVVQETSKSIKPIDWALFIPRGIRSYYAQPFFDNGVLTKVLIFCSRQAESYDPEAPAPLYELYPEFLKGLERCLKRKGAR; encoded by the coding sequence ATGCTCAAGACTCTTGAAAACACGGAACCTGGAAACGGGGACCAGCGCCTGGGCGCCTATCTGGCCATGCTGCCCGCCCTGGCCTGGCGGATAGACATTGTGGCCAATGAGATAACCTACCTTAACGCCTACACCATCCCCTCGCTTGGGGAAGAGGCCAAGGCGGTCCTGCAGAACCCCGCCTATGCCAGGCAGATGATTGTGGGCCAGGACAACGACCGGTTTCTGCATTGCTACGACCAGATGCGCAACCGCCACCCAGCGGCCTGCACGTTCCGCATCCGCCTTGCGGATGGAACCATCGCCTGGTTCAAGCTCATGTCCATGCCCGACCCGGAGCTGCCTACCTGCTCCTTGGGCCTGTTTATGGACATCACCGCCCACGTGAACGCGATTCTGTCCACCGACGGCCGCCCCCCCCTGTGCGACAGAATCGACCTGCTGGACGAGCCGGTGCTGCTCATCCGTTTTTCCGACCGCAGGGTGTTCATGGCCAACGCCGCGGCGCGGAGCCTGCTGTGCTACTCGGCCAGCGACATGGCCTCCCTGGACCTGGGCCGGTTGTTTCAGAAGAACACCAGGGAGCAGATGTTCCATGTGTACGAGGGGCTGATCTTCTCGGACTTCTGGGCCGGCGAGCTCATCGTGACCGACAGCACGGGCAGGCATCACCAGTGCATGGCCCGTGTGCAGGCCGTTGCACGTGACGAGAAGAGCCTGCTCTGGGTCACCTTGACCCATCTCAACACCTGCACGGCCTGCCGCGAGACGCCGACGCGCTGCGATGCGCCCACGCCGCCTCGCAAAACCATCCAGGCCATGGCCAAGTGCAAGACCATCACGGAGCTGCTGAAAACGATGCTCGACGTTTTGCCGCCGGATTCGCCCACCAGCGGCATCATGCTTTCGCGCATCTTCATTGCCGAGAACAGGGTGCAGGTCACCGGAGTGGGCGAGCCCTTCGACTTCCTGCCTGAGGACCACACGCATCCGTACGAGGGCTCCATCGCGGAGAACATCGTCCGCTTCAATCTGCCCCAGCATGTGGTCCAGGAAACATCGAAAAGCATCAAGCCCATCGACTGGGCGCTGTTCATCCCGCGCGGCATCCGCTCCTATTACGCGCAGCCGTTTTTCGACAATGGCGTTCTGACCAAGGTGCTGATCTTTTGCTCGCGCCAGGCCGAGAGCTACGATCCGGAGGCCCCAGCCCCGTTGTACGAGCTGTACCCCGAGTTTCTGAAAGGGCTGGAGCGGTGCCTTAAGCGAAAGGGCGCGCGCTAG
- a CDS encoding citrate synthase produces MTKTAQLIIDGKTFELPIIEGALGDRGLDITKLRSQTGCITYDPGYMNTGPCKSAITFVDGEQGILRYRGYPIDQIASRGSFTETAWLLIFGELPTREQLSRFSAGLCAEELLHEDLRHHFEGFPPGGHPMAMLSAVVNSMGCYHPDLLEIESKGEFYLAASKIISKVRTIAAFSYRKSMGLPFMYPNPALSYCRNFLHMMFSIPHKHYDPSPEAVRALSLFLTLHADHEQNCSTSTVRMVGSSQANLFASVSAGICALWGRLHGGANAGVMEMLEQISEGKRTPREVLELAKQKKFRLMGFGHRIYKSYDPRAVILKQAAHDLLTKLGKLDRLMDIAMELEALALADPYFAERKLYPNVDFYSGLILRALNIPMQMFPVMFAIGRMPGWIAHWYEEHQQHGSKIHRPRQIFTGQVLRDYVPFDER; encoded by the coding sequence ATGACCAAGACCGCACAGCTGATCATTGATGGCAAGACCTTTGAGCTCCCCATCATCGAAGGCGCCCTGGGCGACCGTGGCCTGGACATCACCAAACTGCGCTCGCAGACCGGGTGCATCACCTATGATCCCGGCTACATGAACACCGGGCCCTGCAAAAGCGCCATCACCTTTGTCGATGGCGAACAGGGCATTCTGCGCTACAGGGGCTACCCCATCGACCAGATCGCCTCGCGCGGCTCTTTCACCGAAACGGCCTGGTTGCTTATTTTCGGTGAACTGCCCACACGGGAACAGCTGTCGCGTTTTTCCGCAGGCCTGTGCGCCGAGGAACTGCTGCACGAGGATCTGCGCCACCACTTCGAGGGCTTTCCGCCAGGCGGGCACCCCATGGCCATGCTGTCGGCCGTGGTCAATTCCATGGGCTGCTACCATCCCGACCTGCTGGAGATCGAAAGCAAGGGCGAATTCTATCTGGCGGCCTCCAAGATCATCAGCAAGGTGCGCACCATCGCGGCCTTCAGCTATCGCAAGAGCATGGGGCTGCCGTTCATGTATCCCAACCCGGCCCTGTCCTACTGCCGCAACTTCCTGCACATGATGTTCTCCATACCGCACAAGCACTACGACCCGAGCCCGGAGGCCGTGCGGGCGCTGTCGCTCTTTTTGACCCTGCACGCGGACCACGAGCAGAACTGCTCCACAAGCACGGTGCGCATGGTGGGCTCAAGCCAGGCCAACCTGTTCGCCTCCGTATCGGCAGGCATTTGCGCCCTGTGGGGACGGCTGCACGGCGGGGCAAACGCGGGCGTCATGGAGATGCTGGAGCAGATATCCGAGGGCAAGCGCACCCCGCGCGAGGTGCTGGAACTGGCCAAGCAGAAGAAGTTCAGGCTCATGGGCTTCGGCCACCGCATTTACAAAAGCTACGACCCGCGCGCGGTGATCCTCAAGCAGGCCGCCCACGACCTGCTCACCAAGCTGGGCAAGCTGGACCGGCTCATGGACATCGCCATGGAGCTGGAGGCCCTGGCCCTGGCCGACCCCTACTTCGCCGAGCGCAAGCTGTACCCCAACGTGGACTTCTACTCCGGGCTCATTTTGCGGGCGCTGAACATCCCGATGCAGATGTTCCCGGTGATGTTCGCCATAGGCCGTATGCCGGGCTGGATCGCCCACTGGTACGAGGAGCACCAGCAGCATGGCAGCAAGATCCACCGCCCCCGACAGATTTTCACCGGGCAGGTGCTGCGCGATTACGTGCCCTTCGACGAACGGTAG
- a CDS encoding 4Fe-4S dicluster domain-containing protein, producing the protein MTRRQFLATLGMAGVGLAVPAAAAAAAAATAPAEGGEELATLHDLSKCVGCGACVEACREANAHKFPEPKKPFPPMFPATVKAEDWSTRRHVDDRLTPYNWLYIQSARGQYQGQPFEIHIPRRCMHCQNPPCANLCPWGAAARQNNGIVRIDDEICLGGAKCKTVCPWEIPMRQTGVGLYLKLMPTYGGNGVMYKCDRCADRVAKGGQPACIEACPYGVQEIGPRSEIVAKAHALARDMGGYIYGETENGGTNSLYVSPVPFDVLDAAATTGPGKPHLSPVADMMADEDKLALAALLAPVAGVVAGALRLGSRLAGGRRPDPPEGPKPDSGGGGARPSASELLAGGFGKGFTDGASPAPKDGQGGKEGGK; encoded by the coding sequence ATGACGCGCAGGCAGTTTCTCGCGACTCTCGGCATGGCGGGCGTGGGCCTGGCGGTTCCCGCCGCTGCCGCTGCTGCTGCGGCGGCCACGGCCCCTGCGGAAGGCGGCGAGGAGTTGGCCACCCTGCATGACCTTTCCAAGTGCGTGGGCTGCGGGGCCTGCGTGGAGGCCTGCCGCGAGGCCAACGCCCACAAGTTCCCGGAGCCGAAGAAACCCTTTCCGCCCATGTTCCCGGCAACGGTCAAGGCGGAAGACTGGTCCACGCGTCGGCATGTGGACGACCGCCTGACCCCGTACAACTGGCTCTACATCCAGTCCGCGCGCGGGCAGTACCAGGGCCAGCCGTTTGAAATCCACATCCCCCGGCGCTGTATGCACTGCCAGAATCCTCCCTGCGCCAACCTGTGCCCCTGGGGCGCGGCCGCACGGCAGAACAACGGCATCGTGCGCATCGACGACGAAATCTGCCTGGGCGGGGCCAAATGCAAGACGGTATGCCCCTGGGAGATTCCCATGCGCCAGACCGGCGTGGGCCTGTACCTCAAGCTCATGCCCACCTATGGCGGCAACGGGGTCATGTACAAGTGCGACCGCTGCGCCGACCGCGTGGCCAAGGGCGGCCAGCCCGCCTGCATCGAAGCATGTCCTTACGGCGTGCAGGAGATCGGCCCGCGTTCCGAGATTGTGGCCAAGGCCCATGCTCTGGCGCGCGATATGGGCGGGTACATCTACGGCGAGACCGAGAATGGCGGCACCAACTCCCTGTATGTGTCGCCGGTGCCCTTCGATGTGCTGGACGCGGCGGCCACCACAGGTCCGGGCAAGCCGCACCTTTCCCCGGTTGCGGACATGATGGCCGACGAGGACAAGCTGGCCCTTGCGGCGCTGCTTGCCCCGGTGGCTGGCGTGGTGGCCGGGGCCTTGCGCCTGGGCTCCCGTCTTGCGGGCGGACGCAGGCCGGATCCGCCGGAGGGCCCGAAGCCTGACTCCGGAGGCGGGGGGGCGCGGCCTTCGGCCAGTGAACTGCTGGCCGGGGGGTTCGGCAAGGGCTTCACCGATGGCGCCTCCCCTGCGCCCAAGGACGGCCAAGGCGGCAAGGAGGGCGGCAAATGA
- a CDS encoding HypC/HybG/HupF family hydrogenase formation chaperone: MCLAVPAEVISIEDQVATCRVGEGDTTVTASLMILDDTIAPGDFLIIHAGFAIRKLDPVEARETLQILRDVIAAAEEAGIKQDNLVI; the protein is encoded by the coding sequence ATGTGCCTAGCCGTTCCCGCTGAAGTCATCTCCATTGAGGACCAGGTGGCCACCTGCCGCGTGGGCGAGGGCGACACCACTGTCACCGCCTCGCTCATGATCCTGGACGACACCATCGCTCCTGGAGATTTCCTCATCATCCACGCGGGCTTCGCCATCCGCAAGCTGGACCCGGTGGAGGCCCGCGAAACCCTGCAGATCCTGCGCGATGTCATCGCCGCCGCCGAGGAGGCCGGAATCAAGCAGGACAACCTGGTCATCTAG
- a CDS encoding HyaD/HybD family hydrogenase maturation endopeptidase produces the protein MTDTKTRILVLGVGNILFTDEGIGVRAVEELTRLYDFSDNVTLMDGGTLGTRLMDPIMDSDLLIVVDAVLGDGPAGSVYRLVGEDLRKSLAFKDSMHQTDLVDTLVMCDIVGNRPEAVIVGMEPEDFHTMALELSPVAKERQEALMGFVLEEIEKAGGTYAKKANPAPARRADSPAHQE, from the coding sequence ATGACTGACACAAAAACACGCATCCTGGTTCTCGGCGTGGGCAACATCCTCTTCACCGACGAGGGCATCGGCGTTCGTGCGGTTGAAGAGCTCACCCGCCTCTATGACTTTTCCGACAATGTCACCCTCATGGACGGCGGCACCCTCGGCACGCGCCTCATGGACCCCATCATGGACAGCGACCTGCTCATCGTGGTGGACGCCGTGCTGGGCGACGGCCCGGCCGGAAGCGTCTACCGCCTTGTGGGCGAGGATCTTCGCAAGAGTTTGGCCTTCAAGGACTCCATGCACCAGACCGACCTGGTGGACACCCTCGTCATGTGCGACATCGTCGGCAACAGACCGGAAGCAGTCATCGTCGGCATGGAGCCGGAAGACTTCCACACCATGGCCTTGGAGCTTTCCCCCGTGGCCAAGGAGCGCCAGGAGGCCCTCATGGGCTTTGTGCTGGAGGAAATCGAAAAGGCCGGCGGCACCTACGCCAAGAAGGCGAACCCCGCCCCGGCAAGACGGGCCGACAGCCCGGCCCACCAGGAGTAA
- a CDS encoding nickel-dependent hydrogenase large subunit — protein sequence MSGSKPQTIPVTPKGNFSGPVIVDPVTRIEGHLRIETVVENGKVVDVRSSSQLFRGLEIILKGRDPRDAQHFTQRSCGVCTYTHALASTRAVDNAVKVKIPKNAILMRNLVMASQYLHDHLVHFYHLHALDWVNVANALKADPAKTAALSNSLSAGRKETAAQFKAVQDKVGALVASGKLGIFTNAYFLGEKKNEAYYLPAEADLMATKHYLDALHMQVKAARAMAIFGAKNPHTQFTVVGGVTNYDALKPERMAEYKALTDEVTAFIRDFYIPDVIAIGTFYKDWGSIGGTTNFLTFGEFPTDEYDLNARFFAPGLIMKRDLKNPTSFDPNQILEHVKHSWYVGDKALHPYQGVTEPKYTSLEDKDRYSWMKAPRYNGESCEVGPLAAMLVAYAKGHKPTVDAVNMVLAKVGVGPAALFSTLGRTAARAIECLVTANQIPVWLEALSSNVKSGDTELYTPWKMPDEAEGVGYATAPRGALSHWIKIKKGKIENFQLVVPSTWNLGPRCAAGKLGPVEEALMGTPIFDPARPVEILRTVHSFDPCIACGVHVLDAKTGKTASFKVL from the coding sequence ATGTCTGGTTCCAAACCGCAAACCATTCCGGTCACGCCCAAGGGCAATTTCTCCGGCCCGGTCATTGTCGACCCGGTCACCCGCATTGAAGGCCACCTGCGCATCGAGACCGTCGTCGAAAACGGCAAGGTCGTCGATGTGCGCAGCAGCTCCCAGCTGTTCCGCGGCCTGGAGATCATCCTCAAGGGCCGCGACCCGCGCGACGCCCAGCACTTCACCCAGCGCTCCTGCGGCGTGTGCACCTACACCCACGCCCTGGCCAGCACCCGCGCGGTGGACAACGCCGTCAAGGTCAAGATCCCCAAAAACGCCATCCTCATGCGCAACTTGGTCATGGCTTCCCAGTACCTGCATGACCACCTGGTGCACTTCTATCACCTGCACGCGCTGGACTGGGTCAACGTGGCCAACGCCCTGAAGGCCGACCCCGCCAAGACCGCCGCGCTGTCCAACAGCCTGTCGGCCGGCCGCAAGGAGACCGCCGCCCAGTTCAAGGCCGTGCAGGACAAGGTCGGCGCCCTGGTCGCCTCCGGCAAGCTCGGCATCTTCACCAACGCCTACTTCCTGGGCGAGAAGAAGAACGAGGCCTACTACCTGCCCGCCGAGGCCGACCTCATGGCCACCAAACACTACCTTGACGCCCTGCACATGCAGGTCAAGGCCGCGCGCGCCATGGCCATCTTCGGCGCCAAGAACCCACACACCCAGTTCACCGTGGTGGGCGGCGTCACCAACTACGACGCGCTGAAGCCCGAGCGCATGGCCGAGTACAAGGCCCTCACCGACGAAGTCACCGCCTTCATCCGTGACTTCTACATCCCGGACGTCATCGCCATCGGCACCTTCTACAAGGACTGGGGCTCCATCGGCGGAACCACCAACTTCCTGACCTTCGGCGAGTTCCCCACCGACGAGTACGACCTGAACGCCCGCTTCTTCGCTCCCGGCCTCATCATGAAGCGTGACCTCAAGAACCCCACCTCCTTCGATCCGAACCAGATTCTGGAGCATGTGAAGCACAGCTGGTACGTGGGCGACAAGGCCCTGCATCCTTACCAGGGCGTCACCGAACCCAAGTACACCAGCCTTGAGGACAAGGACCGCTACTCCTGGATGAAGGCTCCCCGCTACAACGGCGAGTCCTGCGAAGTCGGCCCCCTGGCCGCCATGCTCGTGGCCTACGCCAAGGGCCACAAGCCCACCGTGGATGCGGTGAACATGGTCCTGGCCAAGGTCGGCGTTGGCCCCGCGGCGCTGTTCTCCACCCTGGGCCGCACCGCCGCCCGCGCCATCGAATGCCTGGTCACCGCCAATCAGATCCCGGTCTGGCTTGAGGCTCTGAGCAGCAACGTGAAGAGCGGCGACACCGAACTCTACACCCCCTGGAAGATGCCGGACGAGGCCGAGGGCGTGGGCTACGCCACCGCCCCCCGCGGCGCACTGTCCCACTGGATCAAGATCAAGAAGGGCAAGATCGAGAACTTCCAGCTCGTGGTGCCCTCCACCTGGAACCTCGGTCCCCGCTGCGCGGCCGGCAAACTCGGCCCCGTGGAAGAGGCCCTCATGGGCACCCCGATCTTCGACCCGGCCCGTCCGGTCGAGATCCTGCGCACGGTCCACAGCTTCGACCCCTGCATCGCCTGCGGCGTGCACGTGCTCGACGCCAAGACCGGCAAGACCGCCAGCTTCAAGGTGTTGTAA
- a CDS encoding hydrogenase small subunit produces MKVSVGHGLSGAEKRLEERGISRRDFMKFCGTIAAAMGMGPAFAPEIAAALTSDNRPSVIWLHNAECTGCSEAILRLANPYIDTLILDVISLEYQETIMAAAGEMAEKALHDAMKKPYLCVVEGAIPTKDNGIYGKIGGHTMLDICKKVVPGALATIAYGTCATYGGVQAAAPNPTGAKGVDEVFPKATIINVPGCPPNPVNLLGTVVAAIETVVNKKPLPKLDDLKRPLAFFGETVHDKCERLPFFEQDKFAPSFDSKEAKEGWCLYKLGCKGPYTYNNCPTKKFNPLDKGVGVSWPVQAGHPCIGCSEPKFWDTMSPFYEEQK; encoded by the coding sequence ATGAAGGTTTCCGTAGGACATGGCTTGAGCGGCGCCGAGAAACGCCTTGAAGAACGCGGCATTTCTCGTCGCGACTTCATGAAATTCTGCGGCACTATCGCCGCGGCCATGGGGATGGGTCCGGCTTTCGCTCCTGAAATCGCCGCCGCCCTCACGTCCGACAATCGCCCGTCGGTGATCTGGCTGCACAACGCGGAATGCACCGGTTGCTCCGAAGCGATTCTGCGTCTGGCCAACCCGTACATCGACACGCTGATCCTGGACGTCATCTCCCTGGAGTACCAGGAGACCATCATGGCCGCCGCAGGCGAGATGGCCGAAAAGGCCCTGCACGACGCCATGAAGAAGCCCTACCTCTGCGTTGTCGAAGGCGCCATTCCCACCAAGGACAACGGCATCTATGGCAAGATCGGCGGCCACACCATGCTCGACATCTGCAAGAAAGTGGTGCCCGGCGCGTTGGCCACCATCGCCTATGGCACCTGCGCCACCTACGGCGGCGTGCAGGCTGCGGCACCCAATCCGACCGGCGCCAAGGGCGTTGACGAGGTGTTCCCCAAGGCCACCATCATCAATGTTCCCGGCTGCCCGCCCAATCCGGTCAACCTGCTCGGCACCGTGGTTGCGGCCATTGAGACCGTGGTGAACAAGAAGCCCCTGCCCAAGCTCGACGACCTCAAGCGCCCCCTGGCGTTCTTCGGCGAGACCGTGCACGACAAGTGCGAACGCCTGCCCTTCTTCGAGCAGGACAAGTTCGCCCCCTCCTTCGATTCCAAGGAAGCCAAGGAAGGCTGGTGCCTGTACAAGCTGGGCTGCAAGGGCCCCTACACCTACAACAACTGCCCCACCAAGAAGTTCAACCCCCTGGACAAGGGCGTGGGCGTCTCCTGGCCCGTGCAGGCCGGTCACCCCTGCATCGGCTGCTCCGAGCCCAAGTTCTGGGACACCATGAGCCCCTTCTACGAAGAACAGAAGTAG
- a CDS encoding MTH1187 family thiamine-binding protein, translating to MSVIVELSLFPMDKGQSVSRYVAKAVGRIRASGLSCQLTPMGTCIEGEWGEVLAVVDACFRELAADSDRVYLTMKADWRRGRSGGLAAKPESVERALAARGGE from the coding sequence ATGAGCGTCATCGTGGAGCTTTCGTTGTTCCCCATGGACAAGGGCCAGAGCGTGAGCCGATATGTGGCAAAGGCTGTCGGCAGAATACGGGCCAGCGGGCTGTCGTGCCAACTCACGCCCATGGGCACCTGCATCGAAGGGGAGTGGGGCGAGGTGCTGGCCGTGGTGGACGCCTGTTTCCGGGAACTGGCGGCGGACAGCGACCGCGTGTACCTGACCATGAAGGCCGACTGGCGTCGCGGCCGGTCGGGCGGGCTGGCGGCGAAGCCGGAAAGCGTGGAGCGCGCGCTCGCTGCGCGGGGAGGGGAGTGA
- a CDS encoding flavodoxin family protein: protein MRRIVCLLGSPRRNGNSAAMAQALCEAAQNAGAEAQTFALNTLDYKGCQGCLQCKTKAEACVLRDDLTEVLEAVRGCDALVLATPVYFGEVSAQLKGFIDRCYSFLTPDYACNKEKRTRLVPGKTFCMVIAQGHPREDLFTDIFPRYAYFFNWLGFTESRVLRACKVYHLGDAKRRDEVLDQARALGRELAIGPSPSPARPQGS, encoded by the coding sequence ATGCGGCGCATCGTGTGCCTGCTGGGGAGCCCCAGGCGCAACGGCAACAGCGCCGCCATGGCCCAGGCGCTGTGCGAGGCGGCGCAAAACGCCGGGGCCGAAGCGCAGACCTTCGCCTTGAACACGTTGGACTACAAGGGCTGCCAGGGATGTTTGCAATGCAAGACCAAGGCCGAGGCCTGCGTGTTGCGCGACGATTTGACCGAAGTGCTTGAGGCCGTGCGCGGCTGCGATGCGCTTGTGCTGGCCACGCCGGTGTACTTTGGCGAGGTCAGCGCCCAGCTCAAGGGCTTCATCGACCGCTGCTACAGCTTTCTGACCCCGGACTATGCCTGCAACAAGGAGAAGCGCACGCGGCTTGTCCCCGGCAAGACCTTCTGCATGGTCATTGCCCAGGGGCACCCCCGCGAGGACCTGTTCACGGACATCTTTCCGCGCTACGCGTATTTCTTCAACTGGCTCGGCTTCACCGAAAGCAGGGTGCTGCGCGCCTGCAAGGTGTACCATCTGGGCGACGCCAAGCGCCGGGACGAGGTGCTGGACCAGGCCCGCGCCCTTGGCCGCGAGCTGGCTATTGGCCCGTCCCCGTCGCCAGCCCGGCCCCAGGGCAGTTGA
- a CDS encoding L-lactate permease, which translates to MDILSVLLAFFPVLAIFFLLLVYRVAADTAGYIGWGVAALVAWLYFQTPVEVVLTASAAGLVASLPIALVMAASIMQITLMQETGAVARVVALMKTIAPGQQVVQIMIINVGFGILLTSLGAVTVSILPPIMIALGYSTVAAILLPAIGYDALCTYALLGIPAVVFAQFVGQPVQEVGLHFAYFMPVISTCIALGMLQLTGGAKMVREGLFPALLAGVTAGGVAILMAHAGLVTITGIAAGLAVILVLVAYVKLTGKTLQDRGMLSEKDLAAEARISLPRAVSPWIILTVLSLILNAPFLPFFKMTFVDWAMPLEIIPGNPEKIRLFWQAYFWVAICTFLALPIMRATGEQVRRGLKTAAKRAGRPIMSASVFFAIAYVMNHSGKGADWTLANPMHNMIHVMASASANAFGQFYAAVAPFLGLLGGFISGSETSSIAMLTKLHLSTAEHIGASGVVIAAGSAIGGGLASVISPAKLQNAASSIDRIREASAAIRPAFVVSMLITGVCAVMTMLWAY; encoded by the coding sequence ATGGATATTCTTTCGGTCTTGTTGGCGTTTTTTCCTGTTCTCGCCATCTTTTTCCTGCTGCTTGTGTACCGTGTGGCCGCGGACACCGCGGGCTACATCGGCTGGGGCGTGGCAGCGCTGGTGGCCTGGCTGTATTTTCAGACCCCGGTGGAGGTGGTGCTGACCGCCTCGGCGGCCGGGCTGGTGGCCTCGCTGCCCATCGCCCTGGTCATGGCGGCCAGCATCATGCAGATCACCCTCATGCAGGAGACCGGCGCGGTTGCACGCGTGGTGGCCCTCATGAAGACCATCGCCCCCGGCCAGCAGGTGGTGCAGATCATGATCATCAACGTGGGCTTCGGCATCCTGCTCACCAGTCTGGGCGCGGTCACCGTGTCCATTCTGCCGCCCATCATGATCGCCCTGGGCTACTCCACCGTTGCGGCAATCCTGCTCCCGGCCATCGGCTACGACGCCTTGTGCACCTATGCGCTTCTTGGCATCCCGGCCGTGGTGTTCGCGCAGTTCGTGGGCCAGCCCGTGCAGGAGGTCGGCCTGCACTTCGCCTACTTCATGCCGGTCATCAGCACCTGCATCGCCCTTGGGATGCTGCAGCTCACCGGCGGCGCCAAGATGGTCAGGGAAGGCCTGTTTCCCGCGCTGCTCGCGGGCGTCACGGCCGGAGGCGTCGCCATTCTCATGGCCCATGCCGGGCTGGTCACCATAACCGGAATCGCGGCCGGGCTTGCGGTCATTCTGGTGCTGGTGGCCTACGTGAAGCTGACGGGCAAGACCCTGCAGGACCGGGGAATGCTCTCCGAAAAGGACTTGGCCGCCGAGGCGCGCATCTCCCTGCCGCGCGCGGTGTCGCCCTGGATCATCCTCACCGTGCTTTCCCTTATTCTGAACGCGCCGTTCCTGCCCTTCTTCAAGATGACCTTCGTGGATTGGGCCATGCCGCTTGAGATCATCCCCGGCAATCCGGAAAAGATCCGCCTGTTCTGGCAGGCGTACTTCTGGGTGGCCATATGCACGTTCCTGGCCCTGCCCATCATGCGCGCCACGGGCGAGCAGGTGCGGCGCGGCCTGAAAACCGCCGCCAAGCGCGCCGGGCGGCCTATCATGAGCGCCTCGGTGTTCTTCGCCATCGCCTATGTCATGAACCATTCAGGCAAGGGCGCGGATTGGACGCTTGCGAACCCCATGCACAACATGATCCATGTCATGGCCAGCGCCTCCGCGAACGCATTCGGCCAGTTTTACGCGGCCGTGGCCCCGTTCCTGGGGCTGCTCGGCGGTTTCATCTCCGGTTCGGAGACCTCGTCCATCGCCATGCTGACCAAGCTGCACCTCTCCACTGCCGAGCACATCGGCGCGTCCGGCGTGGTGATCGCGGCGGGCAGCGCCATCGGCGGCGGTCTGGCCAGCGTCATTTCCCCGGCAAAGTTGCAGAACGCGGCCTCCAGCATCGACCGCATCCGCGAGGCCAGCGCCGCCATACGTCCGGCCTTCGTGGTCTCCATGCTCATTACTGGGGTGTGCGCCGTGATGACCATGCTCTGGGCCTATTAG